A window of the Oryza brachyantha chromosome 5, ObraRS2, whole genome shotgun sequence genome harbors these coding sequences:
- the LOC102716040 gene encoding histidine--tRNA ligase, cytoplasmic: protein MATPAAAAAVTLGGKGTALTPAAVYALSHGLADPAIDASTLQRLSARGAPSPQETPACLRGLALAPAESRAAAAVLLNKLLVTAGDSSALVTAATATRLAGSLDLAAALPPASRDEAAIAAASAPVAVAFAAAIDCCASPLVRVVDAVAALSCEAARGDVSAFDVPTSGDGLSAKDETDVAADVKMLLFGSKLVGGAGGAAAASFTKVPTVNGIFREAVRSLHARVRIELNAPVKLGKRDAVETGEGKEEALVVLATQLARSVQAMFKLSVARIRHCVERIDDAELCKKLTDDFDIDVLKGMLDKIMIDSNDVSVLRGVYNCLLKFRDILAWEAAVAMAVIETDSSIEKPQAGGENEAGSSTENPQASGEKGKGDKKSKKKKTLGKGTSAVLMLLRDHLTNGKEVLSVNSALLAEWGTELSLLFDPKCPRLMSLVDKVKEIVETNEVRRLPKIPKGTRDFGKEQMAIRERAFSIITGVFKMHGATALDTPVFELRETLMGKYGEDSKLIYDLADQGGELCSLRYDLTVPFARYVAMNNISSLKRYQIAKVYRRDNPSKGRYREFYQCDFDIAGVYETMEPDFEVIKVLTELLDQLDIGLYEIKLNHRKLLDGMLEICGVPSEKFRTVCSSIDKLDKQTFEQVKKELVDEKGISNETAEKIGDLVKTRGPPLEVLLELRKEGSKFMENAGSVAALNELEILFRALDKANAIGKIVFDLSLARGLDYYTGVIYEAVFKGTTQVGSIAAGGRYDNLVGMFSGKQVPAVGVSLGIERVFAIMEQQEMEKKQIRATETAVLVSIIGKDLVLAAELCSELWNAGIKAEFKLTTRIQNHLKYATQSGIPWMVLVGESEISSGKVKLKNLIATQEEEVDRTEFAQVLKQRLRNA from the exons ATGGcgactcccgccgccgccgccgccgtgacgCTCGGGGGCAAGGGCACCGCGCTCACCCCCGCCGCGGTGTACGCCCTATCCCATGGCCTCGCCGACCCAGCCATCGACGCCTCCACGCTGCAGAGGCTCTCCGCGCGCGGCGCCCCCTCGCCGCAGGAGACCCCCGCGTGCCTCCGAGGCCTcgcgctggcgccggcggagtcccgtgccgcggcggcggtgctgctgAACAAGCTCCTGGTCACCGCGGGGGATTCCTCCGCGCTCGTGACCGCCGCGACGGCCACCCGCCTCGCTGGGTcgctcgacctcgccgccgcgctgcccccGGCCTCCCGCGACgaggccgccatcgccgccgcctctgcccCCGTGGCCgtcgcgttcgccgccgcgaTCGACTGCTGCGCCTccccgctcgtccgcgtcgtcgacgccgtcgccgcgctgtCCTGCGAGGCCGCGCGCGGGGACGTCTCCGCCTTCGATGTGCCCACATCTGGTGATGGTCTCTCCGCCAAGGACGAGACTgatgtcgccgccgacgtcaaGATGCTCCTCTTCGGGTCCAAGCTCGTCGGTGGAGCCGggggtgccgccgccgcctctttcACTAAGGTGCCCACGGTGAATGGAATCTTCCGTGAGGCAGTGCGCTCGCTGCACGCCAGGGTGCGTATTGAGCTCAACGCTCCGGTGAAGTTGGGAAAGAGGGATGCTGTCGAAACCGGTGAGGGAAAGGAGGAGGCATTGGTTGTTCTGGCAACGCAACTTGCGAGGTCGGTACAGGCAATGTTCAAGCTTAGTGTTGCGCGGATAAGGCATTGTGTTGAGAGAATTGATGATGCTGAGCTCTGCAAGAAGCTTACTGATGATTTTGACATCGATGTTTTGAAGGGGATGCTTGATAAGATTATGATCGATTCGAATGATGTATCTGTTCTGCGGGGTGTGTACAACTGCCTGCTCAAGTTCAGGGACATCCTTGCGTGGGAGGCAGCTGTTGCCATGGCAGTGATCGAAACAGACAGCTCGATTGAGAAGCCGCAAGCTGGTGGGGAGAATGAGGCAGGCAGTTCAACTGAAAATCCACAGGCTAGCggagagaaaggaaaaggtgacaagaagagcaagaagaagaaaacttTGGGCAAGGGTACTTCCGCTGTACTGATGTTGCTTAGGGACCATTTGACCAACGGAAAGGAGGTTCTTTCAGTGAATTCTGCACTACTTGCAGAGTGGGGAACTGAGCTTTCATTGTTGTTTGATCCAAAGTGTCCCAGATTGATGTCCCTTGTGGACAAGGTGAAGGAGATTGTTGAGACCAACGAAGTGAGGAGGTTGCCTAAAATTCCCAAA GGAACACGTGACTTTGGGAAAGAGCAAATGGCCATAAGGGAGCGTGCCTTTTCAATAATAACAGGTGTATTCAAGATGCACGGTGCAACAGCACTTGATACACCTGTATTTGAGCTGAGAGAAACACTTATGGGAAAATATGGTGAAGACTCAAAGTTGATATATGACCTTGCTGACCAG GGAGGAGAGCTTTGCTCTTTGCGGTATGATCTGACTGTTCCTTTTGCCCGATATGTTGCAATGAATAACATAAGTTCATTGAAGAGATACCAGATAGCTAAAGTGTACAGGAGAGATAACCCATCCAAGGGAAGGTACCGGGAATTCTACCAATGCGACTTTGACATTGCTGGAGTTTATGAAACGATGGAACCAGATTTTGAGGTCATCAAAGTTTTAACTGAGTTGCTGGATCAGCTGGATATAGGCTTGTATGAGATAAAGTTAAACCACAGAAAGTTGCTTGATGGAATGTTGGAGATCTGTGGCGTGCCTTCTGAAAAGTTCAGAACAGTTTGCTCAAGCATTGACAAGCTAGACAAGCAAACATTTGAACAAGTGAAAAAGGAACTG GTGGATGAGAAGGGCATATCAAATGAAACTGCAGAAAAGATTGGTGATTTGGTGAAAACTAGGGGGCCACCGCTGGAAGTATTACTGGAGTTGAGAAAAGAAGGTAGCAAGTTTATGGAGAATGCTGGGTCTGTTGCTGCACTAAATGAGCTTGAGATATTATTCAGAGCTCTGGATAAAGCAAATGCAATAGGCAAGATAGTTTTTGATTTAAGCCTCGCTAGAGGCCTTGATTACTATACTGGTGTGATATACGAGGCTGTGTTCAAGGGCACCACTCAG GTGGGCTCCATTGCAGCTGGGGGCAGGTATGACAATCTTGTTGGTATGTTTAGTGGAAAACAAGTCCCTGCTGTCGGCGTTAGCCTTGGAATAGAAAGAGTTTTCGCAATCATGGAGCAGCAGGAGATGGAAAAGAAACAG ATCCGAGCTACCGAGACGGCGGTTTTGGTGTCAATTATCGGCAAGGACCTCGTATTGGCAGCTGAGCTTTGTAGTGAACTGTGGAATGCTGGCATAAAGGCAGAGTTCAAGCTCACTACTAGGATACAGAACCATTTGAAGTATGCAACACAATCTGGTATCCCGTGGATGGTGCTTGTTGGCGAGTCGGAAATAAGCAGCGGAAAGGTGAAACTGAAGAACTTGATAGCCACCCAGGAAGAGGAGGTTGACAGGACAGAGTTTGCTCAGGTGTTGAAACAGAGATTGAGAAACGCATAG
- the LOC102719954 gene encoding desiccation-related protein PCC13-62-like, whose translation MARRAVPAALLLLLHLLPAATPDAPPPSAGGDDPRCHPSPPRRGAVAVYPSDMAQLQFLLNAKFVEAEWFLHAALGRGVDSLDRNLSAGGPPPSGARKAALDFRTTEVAAELGYQEVGHIRAITQSMGGFPRPAIDLSDGRFAAVMDEAMGARLDPPFDAYASSVNFLLASYILPHITTSAAVGISPSLIGFASKRLQASILAVEAGQDAVIRLLLYQRADEVVAPYKGHTVAEFTRRISDWRNGASRCGAKDEGVKVLDRRQGAERRTISNILGAGDDSLGFARTPAEVLRILYGSRNEQIPGGFLPRGGNGTIARGFFQLA comes from the exons ATGGCGCGGcgcgccgtccccgccgccctcctcctgctcctccacCTGCTGCCCGCGGCGACGCCGGACGCTCCTCCGCCAagtgccggcggcgacgacccgcGGTGCCACCCGAGCCctccgcggcgcggcgccgtggCGGTGTACCCGAGCGACATGGCGCAGCTGCAGTTCCTCCTCAACGCCAAGTTCGTCGAGGCGGAGTGGTTCCTCCACGCCGCGCTCGGCCGCGGCGTCGACTCCCTCGACCGCAACCTCTCCGCCGGCGGGCCGCCCCCCTCCGGCGCGCGCAAGGCCGCCCTCGACTTCCGCACCAccgaggtcgccgccgagctcggcTACCAGGAGGTCGGCCACATCAGGGCGATCACCCAGTCCATGGGCGGCTTCCCGCGCCCGGCGATCGACCTCAGCGACGGCCGGTTCGCGGCGGTGATGGACGAGGCAATGGGGGCTCGCCTCGACCCGCCGTTCGACGCCTACGCCAGCAGCGTCAacttcctcctcgcctcctATATCCTCCCTCACATCACCACCTCTGCCGCCGTCGGCATCAGCCCCTCCCTCATTGGCTTCGCCTCCAAGCGG CTGCAGGCGAGCATActggcggtggaggcggggCAGGACGCGGTGATCCGGCTATTGCTGTACCAGCGCGCCGacgaggtggtggcgccgtACAAGGGGCACACGGTGGCGGAGTTCACTCGGAGGATCTCCGACTGGAGGAACGGCGCTTCGAGGTGCGGCGCCAAGGACGAGGGCGTCAAGGTGCTCGACCGGCGGCAGGGCGCGGAGCGGCGCACCATCAGCAACatcctcggcgccggcgacgactcgCTGGGGTTCGCGCGCACGCCGGCCGAGGTCCTCCGCATCCTCTACGGCTCACGCAACGAGCAGATCCCCGGCGGCTTCCTCCCccgcggcggcaacggcacCATTGCCAGAGGATTCTTCCAGCTCGCCTAA
- the LOC121054408 gene encoding translocator protein homolog yields the protein MAPEVTEKIVLLLVFIRPRNGAAPSAHVPPFPPPRLPTCPATSSSRAHFNPSSLPPLLHQIAGREEPTGHAREGKILISCSIECLIAIGRVKTRAMATAAAQEGITHRGAVRGDADAAAPVPASRDTRKAGRAKRGLRSLAAAVSLSVALTAASFYGSGSSSLPSASAAKVTVARAGSVAAEAVMALAAWMVWAEGGLHRRPGATLAPFLAQLGAALAWAPVALGLAAPAAGLACCAAMAAAAAACARGFGAVNPVAGDLAKPCVAWAILLAVMNYKMMK from the exons ATGGCGCCTGAGGTGACCGAGAAAATCGTTCTTCTACTCGTCTTCATTCGTCCCCGGAACGGGGCAG CCCCATCTGCACACGTGCCACCGTTCCCGCCACCTCGTCTCCCCACGTGTCCCGCCACGAGCTCATCTCGCGCGCATTTTAACCCCTCGTCGCTCCCACCGCTTCTTCATCAGATCGCAGGCAGGGAAGAACCAACCGGGCACGCGCGCGAGGGGAAGATCTTGATCTCTTGCTCGATCGAGTGCTTGATCGCGATCGGAAGAGTAAAGACGAGAGCCATggcgaccgccgccgcgcaggaAGGGATCACTCATCGCGGTGCTGTGAGGGGGGACGCGGATGCtgcggcgccggtgccggcgaGCCGGGATACTAGGAAGGCGGGACGCGCCAAGCGCGGCCtccgctcgctcgccgccgccgtgtcccTGTCGGTGGCGCTCACGGCCGCCTCGTTCTACGGCTCcgggtcgtcgtcgctgccctcggcgtcggcggcgaaggtgacggtggcgcgggcggggtcggtggcggcggaggcggtgatgGCGCTGGCGGCGTGGATGGTGTGGGCGGAGGGgggcctccaccgccgccccggcgCGACGCTGGCGCCGTTCTTGGCGCAGCTGGGCGCCGCGCTGGCGTGGGCGCCGGTGGCGCTgggcctcgccgcgcccgcggccGGGCTGGCGTGCTGCgcggccatggccgccgccgccgccgcgtgcgccCGCGGGTTCGGCGCCGTCaaccccgtcgccggcgacctcgCCAAGCCGTGCGTCGCCTGGGccatcctcctcgccgtcatGAACTACAAGATGATGAAGTGA
- the LOC102716319 gene encoding REF/SRPP-like protein OsI_017815 produces the protein MAAESGSDAAPISNRPVEEEVTVERTPESEEEERLRYLEFVQQAAAQALVLAAAAYAYAKQGAGPLRPGVDHVEGTVKAVVGPVYDRFHGVPLDLLKFLDRKVGESVQELDRRVPPVVKEAPGLARSAAAEVRQAGLVGTATGLAKSAIARAEPRARDLYTRYEPVAERKAAEAWAALNRLPLVPSVTRAVLPTAAQLSARYNTAVLDGAKRGNAVATYLPLVPTERLSRVFAYPLADSASPPAPEMQPIPSQ, from the exons ATGGCCGCCGAATCAGGCAGCGACGCCGCGCCGATCAGCAACCGCCCG gtggaggaggaggtgacgGTGGAGAGGACGCCggagtcggaggaggaggagaggctgagGTACCTGGAGTTCGtgcagcaggcggcggcgcaggcgctggtgctggcggcggcggcgtacgcCTACGCGAAGCAGGGCGCCGGGCCGCTCCGCCCCGGCGTCGACCACGTCGAGGGCACCGTCAAGGCCGTCGTCGGCCCCGTCTACGACCGCTTCCATGGCGTCCCCCTCGACCTCCTCAAGTTCCTCGACCGCAAG GTTGGTGAGTCTGTCCAGGAGCTGGACCGCCGCGTGCCGCCGGTGGTGAAGGAGGCGCCGGGGCTCGCccgctccgcggcggcggaggtgcgCCAGGCGGGGCTCGTCGGCACGGCGACCGGCCTCGCCAAGTCGGCCATCGCCCGCGCCGAGCCGAGGGCCCGCGACCTGTACACCCGCTACGAGCCCGTGGCGGAGCGcaaggcggcggaggcgtggGCGGCGCTGAACCGCCTCCCGCTGGTGCCGTCGGTGACCCGCGCCGTGCTCCCCACGGCGGCGCAGCTCTCGGCCAGGTACAACACGGCGGTGCTCGACGGCGCCAAGCGCGGCAACGCCGTCGCCACCTACCTCCCGCTCGTCCCCACCGAGCGCCTCTCCAGGGTGTTCGCCTACCCGCTCGCCGacagcgcctcgccgccggcgccggagatgcAGCCCATCCCGTCGCAGTAA
- the LOC102716596 gene encoding translocase of chloroplast 101, chloroplastic, with amino-acid sequence MATTTADADAAPVAAPVVEEKPAAAPDGDEVAAAAAAAAVEQPKVVEPAAAAAAEDEEEEEEVGLEGKGAGLGDEEMKNGEVEAAGGGEVDVPEGDGEGGSLVVAAEAKDEGGGVEFAGGDGKASYLAAAGEASNGELGEGDAYPASSDAPVGEEKGELREEPEEKAAASEVNGAGSAAELADEEEKPEDKKGEELPTGGGDDAELGREKEVAVSAGAMEAAQPEDKVASEAEANGDLGDKAEEASAATAVAERDAAEEEAKPEPVTDASPVVIDEISSEKIAPVSADNALEETAEKEQTIENQAGESVETVGVEKPTEVENNAAGGASSILSRELAAEQTSDNNVGDEDDGVAEVVDLAADDEIVLAADGDEDDGANEADDDEDGVSSDRGPARVAIIESSEAAKQIMKELGEGSASDSPVSGLGSSREYTNSMDGQIALDDSDEDEDDDDNEDDDEKGFDSAALAALLKAATGASPDGNVTVSSQDGSRIFSMDRPAGLGSSAPSLRPTAPRPPARSNLFSPSELAVTAEPTEEMTEEEKKLHEKVELIRVKFLRLVYRLGATPEETVAAQVLYRLSLAEGIRHGRQTNRAFSLDNARRKALLLEAEGKEELNFSCNILVLGKTGVGKSATINSIFGEEKSKTDAFSSATNNVREIIGNVDGVQIRIIDTPGLRPNVMDQGSNRKILASVKKYTKRCPPDIVLYVDRLDSLSRDLNDLPLLKTITSVLGSSIWFNAIVALTHAASAPPEGLNGAPMTYEVLMAQRSHIIQQSIRQAAGDMRLMNPVALVENHPSCRRNREGQKVLPNGQSWRHQMLLLCYSSKILSEANSLLKLQDPNPGKLFGFRFRSPPLPFLLSSLLQSRAHPKLSPDQGGNDGDSDIDLDDYSDIEQDEDEEEYDQLPPFKPLTKSQLARLTKEQKNAYFDEYDYRVKLLQKKQWKDEIRRLKEMKKRGKTDMDAYGYAGIAGENDQDPPPENVSVPLPDMVLPPSFDCDNPTYRYRFLEPTSTVLARPVLDAHGWDHDCGYDGVSVEETLALLSKFPANVAVQVTKDKKEFSIHLDSSISAKLGEEASSLAGFDIQTVGRQLAYILRGEAKFKNIKKNKTTGGFSVTFLGDIVATGLKVEDQISLGKRVALVASTGAMRAQGDTAYGANLEARLKDKDYPVGQSLSTLGLSLMKWRRDLALGANLQSQFAIGRGSKMAVRLGLNNKLSGQITVRTSTSEQVQIALLGLVPVAASIYRSFRPSEPSFAY; translated from the exons atggccaccaccaccgccgacgccgacgccgctccGGTAGCGGCGCCCGTGGTCGAGGAGAAgcctgcggcggcgcctgACGGAGATGAGGTCgcggctgctgcggcggcggcggcggtggagcagcCCAAGGTAgtcgagccggcggcggcggcggcggcggaggatgaggaggaggaggaggaggtgggatTGGAGGGGAAAGGTGCCGGCTTGGGTGATGAGGAGATGAAGAAcggcgaggtggaggcggccggaggcggcgaggtggaCGTGCCGGAGGGGGACGGGGAAGGCGGGAgcttggtggtggcggcggaggccaaGGACGAGGGAGGAGGCGTGGAATTCGCCGGGGGTGATGGGAAAGCTTCCTACCTTGCTGCGGCCGGGGAGGCCAGCAACGGCGAATTGGGCGAGGGGGATGCTTATCCGGCTTCCTCCGATGCACCGGTAGGTGAGGAGAAGGGCGAATTGCGCGAGGAGCCGGAGGAGAAGGCTGCGGCTTCGGAGGTGAATGGCGCAGGTTCCGCTGCCGAAttggccgacgaggaggagaagccAGAGGACAAGAAGGGGGAGGAATTGCCTACTGGGGGTGGAGATGATGCTGAATTGGGAAGGGAGAAGGAGGTTGCTGTTTCTGCCGGGGCCATggaggcggcgcagccggAGGATAAGGTAGCTTCTGAGGCTGAAGCTAACGGTGATTTGGGTGACAAGGCGGAGGAAGCGAGTGCTGCGACGGCCGTGGCAGAGCGCGACGCCGCAGAAGAGGAGGCAAAGCCTGAGCCAGTAACCGACGCAAGTCCTGTG GTTATTGATGAGATTAGCTCGGAGAAGATTGCTCCCGTGAGTGCCGACAATGCGCTTGAAGAGACTGCTGAGAAGGAGCAAACTATTGAAAACCAGGCTGGTGAATCCGTGGAGACTGTTGGTGTTGAGAAGCCTACAGAGGTTGAGAATAatgctgctggtggtgctaGTTCTATCTTGTCTCGAGAATTAGCTGCAGAACAAACCAGTGACAATAATGTTGGTGATGAGGATGATGGTGTTGCAGAGGTTGTTGACCTTGCTGCCGATGATGAGATAGTTTTAGCTGCAGATGgtgatgaagatgatggtgcCAACGAGGCTGACGATGATGAAGATGGAGTGAGCTCTGACAGGGGCCCTGCACGAGTAGCAATTATAGAGAGTTCGGAAGCTGCGAAGCAAATCATGAAGGAGCTCGGGGAAGGCTCTGCTAGTGATAGTCCTGTGTCTGGCTTGGGCAGCTCAAGAGAGTACACCAACAGCATGGATGGGCAGATTGCCCTTGATGATTCCGATGAGGATGAGGATGACGACGATAATGAGGATGATGATGAGAAGGGGTTTGATTCTGCTGCCTTGGCTGCCCTGCTGAAAGCAGCAACTGGTGCATCCCCAGATGGGAATGTCACGGTTTCTTCCCAAGATGGTTCTAGAATCTTCTCCATGGACCGGCCAGCCGGCCTGGGCTCATCAGCCCCATCTCTCAGGCCAACTGCCCCACGCCCACCAGCACGGTCAAACCTTTTCAGCCCCTCTGAGCTAGCAGTGACTGCTGAACCTACTGAGGAGATGAcagaggaagagaagaagcTGCATGAAAAGGTTGAGTTGATCCGAGTAAAATTTCTGCGCCTTGTCTACAGATTGGGGGCTACTCCTGAAGAAACAGTGGCAGCACAAGTGTTGTACCGTCTGAGCCTTGCGGAGGGTATTCGACATGGAAGGCAGACAAACCGAGCTTTCAGCCTTGACAATGCACGGAGGAAGGCCTTGCTGCTTGAAGCGGAGGGAAAAGAGGAGTTGAATTTCTCATGCAACATACTTGTGTTGGGTAAGACAGGGGTTGGCAAAAGTGCAACTATAAATTCTATTTTTGGTGAAGAGAAGTCCAAGACTGATGCTTTCAGTTCAGCCACCAACAATGTGCGGGAGATTATTGGCAATGTTGATGGTGTCCAAATACGGATTATTGATACTCCAGGCCTTCGACCTAATGTGATGGACCAAGGATCCAATAGGAAAATTCTTGCTTCtgtgaaaaaatataccaAGAGGTGTCCCCCAGATATCGTCCTGTATGTGGATCGCCTGGATAGTCTGAGCCGTGATCTGAATGATTTGCCTCTTCTGAAGACCATTACTTCTGTTCTGGGCTCATCTATATGGTTCAACGCCATTGTTGCACTCACTCATGCTGCCTCTGCCCCTCCTGAAGGCCTAAATGGGGCCCCTATGACATATGAGGTGCTAATGGCTCAGAGGTCTCACATTATCCAGCAATCCATTAGGCAAGCTGCAGGGGATATGCGCTTGATGAATCCAGTGGCTCTTGTTGAGAACCATCCTTCTTGCAGAAGAAACCGAGAGGGTCAGAAAGTACTTCCAAATGGCCAGAGCTGGAGGCATCAGATGCTGCTTTTGTGCTACTCTTCAAAGATATTATCTGAAGCAAACTCACTTTTGAAGCTTCAGGATCCAAATCCTGGAAAGCTTTTTGGGTTCCGTTTCCGGTCTCCACctcttcccttccttctctccTCCCTGTTGCAGTCAAGAGCTCACCCAAAGCTTTCGCCAGATCAGGGGGGCAATGATGGAGATTCTGACATTGATTTGGATGACTACTCTGATATAGAGcaggatgaagatgaagaggaATATGACCAGCTTCCTCCCTTCAAGCCATTGACCAAATCTCAGCTTGCAAGGCTGACAAAGGAGCAGAAGAATGCTTATTTTGATGAGTACGACTACAGGGTCAAGCTTCTCCAGAAGAAACAATGGAAGGATGAGATCCGCAGGTTAAAGGAGATGAAGAAGAGAGGTAAAACTGATATGGATGCTTATGGGTATGCTGGCATCGCAGGAGAAAATGATCAGGATCCCCCTCCAGAGAACGTATCAGTTCCCTTACCTGATATGGTGCTGCCCCCCTCATTTGACTGTGACAATCCCACGTACCGGTACCGCTTTCTGGAGCCAACTTCAACTGTTCTTGCAAGGCCTGTTTTAGACGCGCATGGGTGGGATCATGACTGTGGTTATGATGGAGTAAGTGTTGAAGAGACGCTCGCTCTCCTTAGCAAGTTCCCAGCTAATGTGGCAGTTCAGGTCACCAAGGACAAAAAGGAATTCAGCATCCATTTGGACTCTTCCATCTCAGCAAAGCTTGGGGAGGAGGCGTCGTCACTTGCTGGTTTTGATATCCAGACTGTCGGGCGGCAGCTCGCATATATTCTCCGTGGCGAAGCCAAGTTCAAGAACATCAAGAAGAACAAGACTACTGGAGGATTTTCAGTGACTTTCCTGGGCGACATTGTCGCGACTGGGTTGAAGGTCGAGGACCAGATCTCTCTTGGGAAGAGGGTGGCATTGGTGGCGAGCACAGGTGCAATGCGAGCGCAGGGCGACACCGCGTATGGAGCTAACTTGGAGGCGCGCCTGAAAGACAAAGACTATCCGGTTGGCCAGTCCCTCTCAACCTTGGGTCTCTCTTTGATGAAGTGGCGCCGAGACCTTGCTCTCGGCGCAAATCTGCAGTCCCAGTTCGCGATCGGAAGGGGCTCGAAGATGGCGGTTCGTCTCGGGTTGAACAACAAGCTGAGTGGGCAGATCACCGTCAGGACAAGCACCTCGGAGCAGGTCCAGATCGCACTGCTGGGTCTTGTCCCAGTTGCAGCCTCCATTTACAGGAGCTTCAGGCCCAGTGAGCCCTCCTTCGCTTATTAG